A genomic region of Oryza glaberrima chromosome 1, OglaRS2, whole genome shotgun sequence contains the following coding sequences:
- the LOC127778200 gene encoding uncharacterized protein LOC127778200, which translates to METFLPAILSDLLGRSISYLVQRYRQQSTVQDDLEKLRLALVRVHVTVEEAEARHITNKAMLRQLDVLREAMYSGYHMLDALTYRAHADGASFSFAPSRLNAAKRLRLLAADEGAAELRRTVDSLGRTIADMREFVVFLKGYPRISTQPYSMHLLLDKLMFGRQKEVEQVVGFLLQPDVCGAGAGAGAGVLHIVGVARVGKSTLVEHVCHDERVRGRFSSIVCLSREDLEDMGDHRALTVKHGSHASHGSSLVVVDLAEDEEPVGDGAWRRLRSSAMCRARGSRIIVTSRSPETVRGIPAARAIELKFLRDDVYWYFFKVLAFGSANPDDHPRLASIAMDISAEQKGGFIGATIASSLMRANPDAHYWTLILKNMREYTRKHRAMFGKHPHDLLRNNHPVYLWRLAESSKIFLCHGFYTACPAKQEIPRVTFQEVLSGRVTPHGRFEVLAWTSQIPPCRSYLMSCSLDTPPGPHRVLDRKKRLRQLVT; encoded by the coding sequence ATGGAGACATTCCTGCCAGCGATCTTGAGCGACCTCCTCGGCAGGTCCATCTCTTACCTGGTGCAGCGATACCGGCAGCAGAGCACGGTGCAGGACGACCTCGAGAAGCTGCGCCTCGCGCTGGTCAGGGTGCACGTCACCgtcgaggaggccgaggcgCGGCACATCACCAACAAGGCCATGCTCCGGCAGCTCGACGTGCTCAGGGAGGCCATGTACAGCGGCTACCACATGCTCGACGCCCTCACGTACCGAGCCCACGCGGACGGGGCGTCGTTCTCGTTCGCGCCGTCCAGGCTCAACGCCGCCaagcgcctccgcctcctcgccgccgacgagggcgCCGCGGAGCTGCGCCGCACGGTCGACAGCCTCGGGCGGACGATCGCCGACATGAGGGAGTTCGTCGTCTTCCTCAAGGGCTACCCGCGCATCAGTACTCAGCCTTACAGCATGCACCTGCTCCTCGACAAGCTGATGTTCGGCCGGCAGAAGGAGGTGGAGCAGGTCGTTGGATTCCTGCTGCAGCCGGACGTCtgcggcgctggcgccggcgccggcgccggcgtgctgCACATAGTTGGCGTCGCGAGGGTCGGGAAGAGCACCCTCGTCGAACACGTCTGCCACGACGAGAGGGTCCGCGGCCGATTCTCCTCCATCGTGTGCTTGAGCCGAGAAGACCTTGAGGACATGGGAGACCATCGTGCTCTGACCGTCAAGCACGGCAGCCATGCCTCCCACGGGAgctcgctcgtcgtcgtcgacctagCCGAGGACGAGGAGCCCGTGGGCGACGGGGCATGGAGGCGGCTGCGGTCGTCGGCGATGTGCAGGGCGCGGGGGAGCAGGATCATCGTGACGAGCAGGTCGCCGGAGACGGTCCGTGGCatcccggcggcgcgcgccatcGAGCTCAAGTTCCTCCGCGACGACGTCTACTGGTACTTCTTCAAGGTGCTCGCGTTCGGCAGCGCGAACCCGGACGACCACCCGAGGCTGGCGTCCATCGCCATGGACATCTCCGCGGAGCAGAAGGGCGGCTTCATAGGCGCCACCATCGCCAGCAGCCTGATGAGGGCCAACCCGGACGCGCACTACTGGACCCTCATCCTCAAGAACATGAGGGAGTACACGCGGAAGCACCGCGCCATGTTCGGCAAGCACCCGCACGACCTGCTGCGGAACAACCACCCGGTGTACCTGTGGAGGCTGGCCGAGAGCTCCAAGATCTTCCTGTGCCACGGCTTCTACACCGCGTGCCCCGCCAAGCAGGAGATCCCCAGGGTGACGTTCCAGGAGGTGCTGTCCGGTAGGGTGACGCCCCACGGGAGGTTCGAGGTCCTGGCGTGGACGTCGCAGATACCCCCTTGCCGGAGCTACCTGATGAGCTGCTCGCTGGACACGCCGCCTGGCCCGCACCGTGTCCTTGATAGGAAGAAGCGTCTTAGGCAGCTGGTTACATGA
- the LOC127761875 gene encoding putative disease resistance protein RGA3 — protein sequence MSCSEATISLIISGTESFKLKLKTSYVLLENRMFGRHAELERVIKFLLEQHPLCGAKGIDVLPIIGPGRVGKSTLVEHVCRDERVRKCFSTIVFYSPDSIDNGDMVLLPDTRAIKYRNPASGEQSLAIIELVDEMDDETWRRILHSLRGDHITSVSKIIITSRSRKIATFGTTKALQLDFLPKEAFWYLFKTVAFGSTNPEEEPKLASICMEIADLVNGSFMESNVVGSILRSNLSAQFWYNFLKRLKYFTDRHFRLLGEHPRDSYKSNRGRTYIWMHKNYYGDGDAATYNLYHANSAGLNNLPMIRMSDMLIGNVKPQKKCEALEWQSSIPPYYSYIVQYEILARQPLMLPKRKRSRALLEELV from the exons ATGTCATGTTCAGAGGCTACTATTTCGTTGATAATTTCAGGTACAGAATCTTTCAAGCTCAAGCTAAAGACGAG CTATGTGTTGCTGGAAAACCGCATGTTTGGTCGTCATGCAGAACTGGAAAGGGTCATCAAGTTCTTGCTAGAACAACATCCTCTTTGTGGTGCAAAAGGTATTGATGTGCTTCCGATAATTGGACCAGGCAGAGTTGGGAAGAGCACTCTTGTTGAGCATGTCTGCCGTGATGAAAGAGTGCGTAAATGCTTCTCTACAATTGTTTTCTATAGCCCGGATAGCATTGATAATGGAGACATGGTGCTTCTTCCAGACACCAGGGCAATCAAATATCGAAATCCTGCCTCAGGCGAACAGTCGTTAGCTATCATTGAACTTGTCGATGAGATGGATGATGAAACATGGAGAAGAATATTACACAGCTTGAGAGGAGACCACATAACATCTGTGAGTAAGATCATAATAACGAGTCGATCAAGAAAGATAGCAACTTTTGGAACAACAAAAGCACTCCAATTAGATTTTCTCCCAAAAGAAGCCTTTTGGTATCTGTTCAAGACGGTTGCATTTGGGAGCACAAATCCTGAGGAGGAGCCGAAGCTAGCATCCATTTGTATGGAGATCGCAGACTTGGTGAATGGATCATTCATGGAATCAAATGTTGTTGGGAGCATACTCAGATCTAATCTTAGTGCTCAATTCTGGTACAATTTTCTCAAACGCTTGAAATATTTCACTGACAGACATTTCCGTCTGCTAGGTGAACACCCAAGAGACTCATACAAGTCTAACCGTGGGCGTACTTACATATGGATGCATAAAAACTACTATGGTGACGGTGACGCAGCGACATACAATCTTTACCATGCAAATTCTGCAGGACTAAATAATCTACCAATGATACGAATGAGCGATATGCTTATCGGAAATGTTAAGCCTCAGAAGAAATGTGAAGCCCTGGAATGGCAATCCAGCATACCTCCATACTATAGCTATATCGTGCAATACGAGATACTTGCACGGCAGCCGCTTATGCTACCTAAAAGGAAGCGATCCCGGGCGCTCTTAGAGGAGTTAGTTTGA
- the LOC127760284 gene encoding putative disease resistance protein RGA3: protein MMDTFFSAVLGDLLSRSISFMIDRYKQQQQSVEEESRLQQLQRVLLRIEAIVEEADGRLITNRAMLQQLGMLREMMYRGYYFLDGFRYRIAQPHAQDEVGDLSPFSPLKRFCISTRDRKTTISEILEKKELQEMLGRLKTVVSDMQEFVVLVSGYPRMKRQPYCSYLLLENCMFGRQIEKERIINFLLAPHPLGNEEDIDVLPIIGPGRVGKSTLVEHVCRDERVREYFSTTVFYGPDSIGDGDLAPLTDTGAIKHRNPASSKQSLAIIELVDEMDDETWRRILQSLRSGDHVAPVSKIIITSRSNKIATFGTTKALHLGFLPKEDFWYFFKTVAFGSTNPEEEPKLASICMEIAAVLNGSFMGLNIVASILNSNLSAQFWYSLLKRLKFFTYRHIHLLGEHPRDLYNANSGRTYIWMHENYCGDSDLVTYNYYQVNSARLNGLQTVLTSRDILTGTVKPQAAKYEVLEWQSSIPPYISYITQYEILAQQKLMLPPKRKRSGALSEELV, encoded by the coding sequence ATGATGGACACTTTCTTTTCTGCTGTTCTTGGTGATCTTCTCAGCAGGTCCATATCCTTCATGATTGACAGATACAAACAGCAACAGCAGagcgtggaggaggagagccgtCTGCAGCAGTTACAACGCGTGCTTCTACGGATCGAAGCCATCGTCGAGGAGGCCGACGGGAGGCTCATCACAAACCGAGCGATGCTGCAACAGCTTGGCATGTTGAGAGAGATGATGTACAGAGGCTACTACTTCCTCGATGGTTTCAGGTATCGAATCGCTCAACCACATGCTCAAGATGAGGTGGGTGATCTGTCCCCTTTCAGTCCATTAAAGCGGTTCTGTATCTCCACTAGAGATAGGAAAACTACAATATCcgaaattttggagaaaaaagaGCTGCAAGAGATGCTTGGTCGCCTGAAAACCGTAGTTTCAGACATGCAGGAGTTTGTTGTGCTCGTCAGCGGCTACCCTCGTATGAAACGCCAACCATATTGCAGCTACTTGTTGCTGGAGAACTGCATGTTTGGCCGCCAAATAGAGAAGGAGAGGATCATCAACTTCTTGCTAGCACCACATCCTCTCGGTAATGAAGAAGATATCGATGTGCTTCCGATAATTGGACCGGGCAGAGTTGGGAAGAGCACACTCGTCGAGCACGTCTGCCGTGATGAAAGGGTTCGTGAATACTTTTCTACGACTGTTTTCTATGGCCCAGATAGCATTGGCGATGGAGACCTGGCGCCTCTTACAGACACCGGTGCAATCAAACATCGAAATCCTGCCTCAAGCAAGCAGTCACTAGCGATCATTGAACTTGTGGATGAGATGGATGATGAAACATGGAGAAGAATATTGCAAAGCCTAAGATCAGGAGACCATGTAGCACCTGTGAGCAAGATCATAATAACAAGTCGATCAAACAAGATCGCAACTTTTGGAACAACAAAAGCACTCCATTTAGGTTTTTTGCCAAAAGAAGATTTTTGGTATTTCTTCAAGACGGTCGCATTTGGGAGCACAAATCCAGAAGAGGAGCCGAAGCTAGCATCTATATGTATGGAGATTGCAGCTGTTCTGAATGGATCTTTCATGGGATTAAACATCGTTGCGAGCATACTCAATTCTAATCTCAGCGCTCAATTCTGGTACAGTTTGCTCAAACGCCTGAAATTTTTCACATACAGGCATATACATCTGCTAGGTGAACACCCAAGAGACTTGTATAATGCTAACAGTGGACGTACTTACATTTGGATGCATGAAAACTATTGTGGTGACAGTGACTTAGTGACATACAATTATTACCAAGTAAATTCTGCAAGGCTAAATGGTCTACAAACGGTACTAACAAGCAGAGATATTCTAACCGGAACTGTTAAGCCTCAGGCAGCAAAATATGAAGTCTTGGAATGGCAATCCAGCATACCTCCATACATTAGCTACATCACGCAATACGAGATACTTGCACAACAGAAACTTATGCTACCTCCTAAAAGGAAGCGATCCGGGGCGCTCTCAGAAGAGTTAGTTTGA
- the LOC127760179 gene encoding putative disease resistance protein RGA3 → MDAFFSAVLGDILSRSISFTIDRYYRQHQGVEENLRKLHRMLLRIQAIVEEAHGRQITNQAMLLQLRMVRAVMYRGYYFLDNFRYRTVQAHAQDEVGDRSLGLSPFSQFKRFCFSTRTRKITSEVLDQKELQKMLGHLENIVSDMQEFVAFVSCFPRMSRQPYCSYLLLENCMFGRQIEQERIINFLLEPNHPSAKGINVLPIIGPGRVGKSTLVEHVCHDERVRKYFSMIVLCSADSIGGGSLTDTGLIKHRNPTSTGQSLVIIELADDDMDDRTWARILHNLRGEHITPVSKIILTSRSDKIRAFGTTEALHLDFLPKEAFWYFFKTIAFGSRNPEEEPKLASICMEIATLVKGSFMATHVIGGILRSNLSAQFWCRFLKCFRHYTDMHISVLGEHPSDAYTKTSGLTYIWTSRNMSVVAATYSLHQASSAQLADLSPILSNDVLTGDVEPPEKFDALEWRSSIPPYYNYISHYEILAQPPDMLPKRKRSRSLSEGLV, encoded by the coding sequence ATGGACGCCTTCTTCTCTGCTGTTCTTGGTGATATTCTCAGCAGGTCCATATCCTTCACGATTGACAGATACTACCGGCAGCATCAGGGTGTGGAGGAGAATCTACGGAAGTTACACCGCATGTTGCTGCGGATCCAAGCCATCGTTGAGGAGGCACATGGGAGGCAGATCACGAACCAAGCTATGCTGCTTCAGCTTAGGATGGTGAGAGCCGTGATGTACAGAGGCTACTACTTCCTTGATAATTTCAGGTACCGAACTGTTCAAGCGCATGCTCAAGATGAGGTGGGTGATCGCTCTCTTGGCCTGTCCCCTTTCAGCCAATTTAAGCGGTTTTGTTTCTCCACTAGAACAAGGAAAATTACATCCGAAGTTTTGGACCAGAAGGAGTTGCAGAAGATGCTAGGTCACCTAGAAAACATTGTTTCAGACATGCAGGAGTTTGTTGCGTTTGTGAGTTGCTTCCCTCGTATGAGTCGTCAACCTTATTGCAGCTACTTGTTGCTAGAAAACTGCATGTTTGGTCGCCAGATAGAACAGGAGAGGATCATCAACTTCTTGCTAGAACCAAATCATCCTAGTGCAAAAGGCATTAATGTGCTTCCGATAATTGGACCGGGCAGGGTTGGAAAGAGCACTCTTGTTGAGCATGTCTGTCATGATGAACGGGTGCGTAAATACTTCTCCATGATTGTTTTATGTAGCGCAGATAGTATTGGGGGTGGTTCTCTTACAGACACCGGTCTAATCAAACATCGAAATCCTACCTCAACTGGACAATCATTGGTTATCATTGAACTTGCTGATGATGATATGGACGACAGAACATGGGCAAGAATATTGCACAACCTAAGAGGAGAGCACATAACACCTGTGAGTAAGATCATATTAACGAGCCGATCAGACAAGATAAGGGCTTTTGGAACAACAGAAGCACTTCATTTAGATTTTCTTCCAAAAGAAGCATTTTGGTATTTCTTCAAGACGATTGCTTTTGGGAGCAGGAATCCCGAAGAAGAGCCAAAGCTAGCATCCATTTGTATGGAGATCGCGACCTTGGTGAAGGGATCTTTCATGGCAACACACGTCATTGGTGGCATACTCAGGTCTAATCTTAGTGCTCAATTCTGGTGCAGGTTTCTCAAATGCTTCAGGCATTACACAGACATGCATATCTCCGTGCTAGGAGAACACCCAAGCGACGCGTATACAAAAACAAGTGGACTTACTTACATTTGGACATCTAGAAATATGAGTGTTGTCGCAGCGACATATAGCCTCCATCAAGCAAGTTCTGCTCAGCTGGCTGATCTATCCCCAATTCTATCAAATGATGTTCTTACCGGAGACGTTGAGCCTCCGGAGAAATTTGATGCCCTGGAGTGGCGATCTAGCATACCTCCTTACTACAACTATATTTCGCATTACGAGATACTTGCACAACCACCGGATATGCTGCCTAAAAGGAAGCGGTCCCGGTCGCTCTCAGAAGGTTTGGTTTAA